The window ATTGAATTAGGTGTTGACGCCATCGAGATAGATGTTTTTAAGATAAAAAGTGGTGAGATCGTTGTTTTTCACGATGCCAACCTAAAAAGACTTGCCGGAACAGATCTTAATATAGAAGAACTGACGCTGGCAGAACTTGAGGACATACGGCTGGAAAACGGAAGCAGGATACCCCAACTAGGCGAGGTTCTCGACGTCATCGATAATAGAGTTCGCCTCAATATTGAGCTGAAAGGCGCCGGTACTGCGAGAGGGGTTCATAAGATTGTTTCAGATTGTATAAATAATGGAGGCTGGGCATATGGTAGTTTTATTATCAGCAGTTTTAAGTGGGATGAACTTAAAAAGATACGTGAGCTGAATAATAAAATACCGATCGCTGTTTTGATATCAAAGAACCCTTTAGATGCGCTTGAGGTTGCAAATACACTGAAAGCTGAGGCTATTAATCCGAATTATAAAAGCCTTACAGCGCTTAATGTGGAGATTATCAGGAACAACGGCTTTAAGATTTATCCGTGGACAGTAAATGAAGCCGCAGATATCCGGGAAATGAAAGATTTTGAGGTAGATGGAATTATCTCCGACTATCCTGACAGGGTAAAACAAGATCAGGAGGTTCTGGAACCTGTACTTTAATTATTCTTATTGCCATATCTTTGCCTTTATGAATTACGATGTGTTAATTGTAGGAGGTGGAGCTGCCGGCTTTTTTGCTGCTATACATATTGCGGAAGCAAATCCTGAACTTAAGATAGCGATTTTAGAAAAAGGAAAAGAAGTCCTGACCAAGGTCAGGGTTTCCGGGGGAGGGCGTTGCAATGTAACGCATGCTGAATTTATGCCCAATGAATTAGCTAAATACTATCCCAGAGGGGAAAGAGAGCTCAAAGGTCCGTTTCATACTTTTTGCAGTGGTGATACCATTGCCTTTTTTGAAGAAAAAGGCGTCGCTTTAAAGGTAGAGGAAGATGGACGGATGTTTCCGGTTACAGATTCTTCGGAGACCATTATTGATTGTTTTTTAAAGACAACAAGGAGGTACGGTATAGATGTTTTAACGGGGCATGCGGTAAAAGAAATATCGTATTCGGATGTATGGCAGTTAACAACCGGAAAGGGAATTTTCAAAGGAAAAAAATTACTTGTTGCAACGGGCAGCAGCCCGAAGGTATGGAAGCTGGTGCAAGCCTTGGGGCATACCATTATTCCTCCGGTACCATCGTTGTTCACATTTAATATTTCGGACAGGAGGATCAGAGACCTTCCCGGTTTAAGTACGATAGCGAGTGTAAAAGTCTTAAATACGAACCTGAATACGGAAGGCCCGGTACTGATTACGCATTGGGGATTGAGCGGGCCGGCCATTTTAAAGCTCTCCGCATGGGGAGCAAGAGACTTAAACAGATTGGATTATAAATTTAAAGTTAAAATCAACTGGCTATATAACTCTTCGACTGATGATGCATTGGTTGCGTTGCGGCAAGTGAAAGAGAACGAAGGAAAAAAACGGGTGTCGAGCGTAAACCCGTTCGATATTCCCAAAAGGCTTTGGTTTTCTGTACTGGAGGTGGCCGGAGTAACTGAGAAAATGCGGTGGGCTGAGATCAATAAAGAACAATTGATTTTAATTGCAGAGCAACTAACCCGGGCAATTTTTACTGTTGATGGAAAAAGTACTTTTAAAGAAGAGTTTGTAACAGCAGGTGGTATTGACCTGAAGGAAATTAATTTTAAAACTTTTGAAAGTAAAATTCACAAGAACCTTTATTTTGCAGGAGAGGTGTTAAATATTGACGCTGTAACGGGTGGATTTAACTTTCAGAATGCATGGACCGGTGCTTTTATTGCGGCTAAAGCTATTTCGGATTAGTTGAGCCTCCATACTTCAAAGTTCAGGATGGCTGCAAAACATACCCAGATAAAATACGGAATTAACATATAGGCAGCTTTTCTGTTTACCACTTTAAACCATTTGATGGTAAGAACAATGAGTACGAGTAATGTGAGTATGACCAAAAACCCCCAAAGAGGTTTTTTAAAGCCAAAAAAGACGATGCTCCACATGGCATTCAACAGTAACTGAAATACAAAATGGTACATGGCCGTTTTAACCCACTTGTGATAGAAGCCATGGCTCCATACAATACCTGCTGCTATTCCCATCAGAATGTATAAAACAATCCAGACCGGAGCAAACAACCAATCCGGAGGTGTAAAAGGAGGTTTGTTCAGGCTATGATACCAGGTGTCTACAGACGATTGGGTGGCCATACTTGCAAACAATCCGGTAAGTAAACAGACCAACACACAGATAATGATATTTCGAACAAGCCTTTTTCTCATATGGTTAGGGGTTAGCATGTGTACTAAAATAGCAATTTATTTTTGATGTAAGATAAATTGATCGAAAGAGTTAAACCATGATAATTGTTATGTAATATATCTTTGGGTTATCTTTGCCTAAATTTAGATTTAATGACTGAGAACGATTTTGTTTCGCCGGCAGGTACGGGCGATTTAAGAGAGGGGGCCGTCACCTGGAAATCTCCGAGCAATATTGCGCTGGTAAAGTACTGGGGCAAGAAAGAAAACCAGATACCGGCAAACCCTTCGATAAGTTTTACCCTTGATCATTGTGCTACCACAACAACACTCGGATATGCAAAAAGAAAGGAAGAGCAGTCTGGTGAATATTTTAGTTTCGACCTGTTGTTCGAGGGAAAACCCAAACCGGAATTCAGGAGTAAAATAATAAAGTTTTTCGAAAGGATAGAAAAGTACATGCCCTTCCTGAAGGATTATCATTTTTCTATAGATACATCAAATTCATTTCCTCATAGTAGTGGAATTGCATCGTCTGCGAGTGGTATGAGCGCATTGGCTTTGTGTTTAATGAGTGTGGAGAAGTCGTTAAACCCCGAAATGTCTGATGAATTCTTCAATCAAAAAGCGTCATTCCTGGCTCGTTTGGGGTCTGGGAGTGCTTGTAGGAGTGTTGAAGGCGAAATAGTTGTCTGGGGGACTAATGATTGTATGTTGAAAGCTTCGGACCTGTATGGAATTAAATTTTCGTATGAACTGCACCCTGTGTTTCGAAACTATCAGGATACAATTTTACTGGTAGATAAAGGACAAAAACAGGTGAGTAGCAGTGTAGGCCATAATTTAATGCATGGACACCCTTTCGCAGAAAGGCGTTTTAAACAGGCAACAGAGAATTTGTCTGATTTAACAACCGTTTTACAGGCCGGAGATCAGAAGGCTTTTATAGCGATTGTCGAGAGTGAGGCCTTGACATTGCATGCCATGATGATGACAAGTCTTCCGTATTTTATTCTGATGAAACCCAACACGCTTCATATCATAAATAAGATTTGGCAATTCAGGTCGGAAACAAAACTGCACCTCTGTTTTACCCTTGATGCAGGAGCTAATGTTCATTTATTATATCCTGAGAATGAAAAAAACGAGGTTTTGGAGTTTGTTAAGAATGAGTTAGTTGCGTATTGTGAAAACGGGCAGTATATTTGCGACCAAATTGGATTGGGAGCCTCTTTAATGAAAAATTAAAAATGATTCAGGTGTTTTAGTTAGGATCATTTTTCAGATGAAAGATAATATTGTAAAAAATAAGAGTATTGATTTTGCTATAGAGGTAGTGAGGCTATACAAGACTTTAATGTTTGAAGAGAAGGAATATGTAATGTCAAGGCAGTTGTTAAAGTCAGGGACTTCAATTGGAGCTAACATTAGGGAAGCTAAATTTGCACAATCTAAACCTGACTTTAATTAGTAAAATGAGTATAGCACTAAAAGAAGCAAATGAAACTGATTATTGGTTAGAGTTATTATATCGAACAGATTTCATTACTGAAGAAACTTTTCATAACTTTAAGTGTAAATCTAAAGAATTGATTAAATTGCTGGTAACTATAGTGAAAAATGCAAAAAAATAATTATTCATTTTTCATTATTAACTATTAATTGAAACGATGAAAGGACCTTTGTTTTATTCAAAAATATTACTCTTTGGAGAATATGGAATCATAAAAGATTCCAAAGGCTTGTCTATACCATATAATTTTTACAATGGTGCTTTGAAATCGAGTGAGGATTTATCTGATGAAGCCTTAAAGTCGAATAGATCCCTCAGGGAATTTGCAGCATACCTTGAAGGTCTTCAAAAGGATGAAAGTCCTGAGGTGTCTTTTGATATCGATAAGCTGAAGGCAGATATAACAGCCGGAATGTATTTTGACAGTAGTATCCCTCAGGGTTATGGAGTAGGAAGCAGCGGGGCTTTGGTGGCGGCTATT of the Zhouia spongiae genome contains:
- a CDS encoding four helix bundle protein, whose product is MKDNIVKNKSIDFAIEVVRLYKTLMFEEKEYVMSRQLLKSGTSIGANIREAKFAQSKPDFN
- a CDS encoding glycerophosphodiester phosphodiesterase — encoded protein: MKKISIVCSVMISLFVVSCMEKKHPLVIGHRGAAGYETENTIPSIKKAIELGVDAIEIDVFKIKSGEIVVFHDANLKRLAGTDLNIEELTLAELEDIRLENGSRIPQLGEVLDVIDNRVRLNIELKGAGTARGVHKIVSDCINNGGWAYGSFIISSFKWDELKKIRELNNKIPIAVLISKNPLDALEVANTLKAEAINPNYKSLTALNVEIIRNNGFKIYPWTVNEAADIREMKDFEVDGIISDYPDRVKQDQEVLEPVL
- a CDS encoding NAD(P)/FAD-dependent oxidoreductase, which gives rise to MNYDVLIVGGGAAGFFAAIHIAEANPELKIAILEKGKEVLTKVRVSGGGRCNVTHAEFMPNELAKYYPRGERELKGPFHTFCSGDTIAFFEEKGVALKVEEDGRMFPVTDSSETIIDCFLKTTRRYGIDVLTGHAVKEISYSDVWQLTTGKGIFKGKKLLVATGSSPKVWKLVQALGHTIIPPVPSLFTFNISDRRIRDLPGLSTIASVKVLNTNLNTEGPVLITHWGLSGPAILKLSAWGARDLNRLDYKFKVKINWLYNSSTDDALVALRQVKENEGKKRVSSVNPFDIPKRLWFSVLEVAGVTEKMRWAEINKEQLILIAEQLTRAIFTVDGKSTFKEEFVTAGGIDLKEINFKTFESKIHKNLYFAGEVLNIDAVTGGFNFQNAWTGAFIAAKAISD
- a CDS encoding four helix bundle protein, which codes for MSIALKEANETDYWLELLYRTDFITEETFHNFKCKSKELIKLLVTIVKNAKK
- a CDS encoding TspO/MBR family protein, giving the protein MRKRLVRNIIICVLVCLLTGLFASMATQSSVDTWYHSLNKPPFTPPDWLFAPVWIVLYILMGIAAGIVWSHGFYHKWVKTAMYHFVFQLLLNAMWSIVFFGFKKPLWGFLVILTLLVLIVLTIKWFKVVNRKAAYMLIPYFIWVCFAAILNFEVWRLN
- a CDS encoding diphosphomevalonate/mevalonate 3,5-bisphosphate decarboxylase family protein — translated: MTENDFVSPAGTGDLREGAVTWKSPSNIALVKYWGKKENQIPANPSISFTLDHCATTTTLGYAKRKEEQSGEYFSFDLLFEGKPKPEFRSKIIKFFERIEKYMPFLKDYHFSIDTSNSFPHSSGIASSASGMSALALCLMSVEKSLNPEMSDEFFNQKASFLARLGSGSACRSVEGEIVVWGTNDCMLKASDLYGIKFSYELHPVFRNYQDTILLVDKGQKQVSSSVGHNLMHGHPFAERRFKQATENLSDLTTVLQAGDQKAFIAIVESEALTLHAMMMTSLPYFILMKPNTLHIINKIWQFRSETKLHLCFTLDAGANVHLLYPENEKNEVLEFVKNELVAYCENGQYICDQIGLGASLMKN